The following are encoded in a window of Lactobacillus panisapium genomic DNA:
- a CDS encoding ribonuclease HII — MTINEIKTLLTQEKLPTETITQLAQDPRAGVQKLLVSYQKRQAKLASKKAAFEKRFDYERQFWAKKQVVAGVDEVGRGPLAGPVVTAAVVIDQDFDLIDVNDSKKLSAKKRCELYPKISEEAVSVAVGVKDAEVIDKVNIYEADRLAMAQAVNNLDCSVDALLVDAMDVPVALPQVKLIKGDAKSNSIAAASIVAKVFRDKLMADYAKIYPEYHFEVNAGYGTKEHLAAIRQYGPSPIHRKTFAPVSEFYQ; from the coding sequence ATGACAATCAATGAAATAAAAACTTTATTAACTCAAGAAAAACTTCCCACAGAAACAATCACCCAGTTGGCGCAAGATCCAAGAGCAGGCGTTCAAAAATTACTGGTTAGCTATCAAAAGCGTCAGGCTAAATTAGCAAGTAAAAAAGCAGCATTTGAAAAGCGGTTTGATTATGAGCGCCAATTTTGGGCTAAAAAGCAAGTAGTGGCCGGTGTCGATGAAGTTGGTCGTGGACCTTTGGCTGGTCCGGTGGTGACAGCTGCCGTCGTTATTGACCAGGATTTTGATCTGATCGACGTGAATGATTCGAAAAAACTGAGTGCTAAAAAAAGATGCGAACTTTATCCTAAAATTTCAGAAGAAGCAGTCAGTGTCGCTGTCGGCGTCAAAGACGCTGAGGTAATAGACAAAGTAAATATTTATGAAGCAGACCGATTGGCTATGGCACAGGCCGTCAATAATTTAGATTGTTCCGTTGATGCTTTGCTTGTTGATGCGATGGATGTGCCGGTAGCTCTTCCGCAAGTGAAGTTAATTAAAGGGGATGCAAAGTCTAATTCGATTGCTGCCGCTTCAATTGTTGCCAAGGTTTTTCGTGATAAGCTAATGGCAGATTATGCTAAAATCTATCCCGAATATCACTTTGAAGTCAATGCCGGCTATGGTACTAAAGAGCATTTGGCCGCTATCAGGCAGTATGGCCCATCACCAATTCACCGTAAAACATTTGCACCTGTCAGTGAGTTTTATCAATAA
- a CDS encoding YozE family protein yields MAYRESFYRYLMTLRDADSTDPVVQFANNAQNDQTFPKQEQNYEKLSEYLELNAGYLPSMSIFDQAYQMYHDKMMY; encoded by the coding sequence TTGGCATATCGAGAAAGTTTTTACCGTTACTTAATGACGTTACGGGATGCAGATTCCACCGATCCTGTCGTGCAATTTGCAAATAATGCACAAAATGATCAAACTTTTCCTAAGCAAGAGCAAAATTACGAAAAGCTATCGGAGTATCTTGAGCTAAATGCGGGCTATTTACCGAGCATGAGCATTTTTGATCAAGCTTATCAGATGTATCACGATAAAATGATGTATTAA
- a CDS encoding DegV family protein, with the protein MSEIKILTDSSAQLTPEEIEKYHITVVPLSVTVGGKTYLDGVEITRQEFVEKMSQAEDLPKTSQPPIGRLVDTIKDLTADGSEVVGIFLAKALSGTVDAARQAVELSGKSDLVHVVDSELTDRAEGLQVLAAARDVAAGKQVPEILTHLENIKKTQRLRMMIVNLENVIKGGRLGPISGKIANLLNIRIELQMPHGELKVAKKGRGKKFTMAFDQRVLDDIEANKEKIKEVGISYVSLNGVPQRLLDFAQKIKDINSKIDVLVRETSPIIATHAGMDAYAILYYTE; encoded by the coding sequence TTGTCAGAAATAAAAATTTTGACCGATTCTTCTGCACAGTTAACGCCAGAAGAAATTGAAAAATATCATATAACAGTTGTACCATTATCCGTAACAGTTGGTGGAAAGACATATCTTGATGGCGTTGAAATCACCAGGCAGGAATTTGTTGAAAAAATGAGTCAGGCAGAAGATCTGCCTAAAACAAGTCAACCACCAATCGGCAGATTAGTAGATACAATTAAGGACTTAACGGCTGATGGGAGTGAAGTCGTTGGCATCTTTTTGGCTAAAGCACTTAGCGGAACGGTTGATGCTGCCAGACAAGCAGTCGAATTAAGTGGCAAGTCGGATCTAGTTCATGTTGTTGACTCTGAACTGACTGATCGGGCTGAAGGCTTGCAAGTTTTGGCTGCCGCTCGCGATGTTGCAGCTGGGAAACAAGTTCCAGAAATTTTAACTCACCTTGAAAATATCAAGAAAACTCAGCGTTTGCGAATGATGATTGTCAACCTTGAAAATGTGATTAAAGGTGGACGGTTAGGGCCAATCTCAGGTAAGATTGCTAATTTGCTGAATATTAGAATCGAGTTACAAATGCCGCACGGTGAATTAAAAGTAGCCAAAAAAGGGCGCGGCAAGAAATTCACGATGGCATTTGACCAGCGTGTCCTAGATGATATTGAGGCTAATAAAGAAAAAATTAAAGAAGTTGGTATTTCCTACGTATCACTCAATGGTGTACCACAGCGTTTGCTTGATTTTGCCCAAAAAATTAAGGACATTAATTCTAAAATTGATGTGTTGGTACGCGAAACTAGCCCAATAATTGCTACACACGCGGGCATGGATGCATACGCAATTTTATATTATACGGAGTAA
- the ylqF gene encoding ribosome biogenesis GTPase YlqF — MAKIQWYPGHMNKARNQLEDKMGLIDVLVEVLDARIPESSRNPMIEDLVGDKPHLIILNKADLADPVMTKIWQKKLSGKGKVVMALDSLHNTNMQVLVRMVKKAASAKIAKLEAKGAANPVIRIALAGIPNCGKSTIINRLVGRNVAAVGNKPGVTKGQTWLKTQSNIQILDTPGILWPKFEDQDVGYKLAAFGAIKDSIFSADDVALFLLARLREHYLGDVAKFARTTKEQVGRINDTDLLLALTEEYGMRDDYDRFSLYLLQRLRKGKVGRITLDRP, encoded by the coding sequence ATGGCTAAAATTCAATGGTATCCTGGTCACATGAACAAGGCTCGCAATCAACTTGAGGACAAAATGGGATTAATTGATGTTCTGGTTGAAGTACTTGATGCGAGAATTCCTGAGTCATCTAGAAATCCGATGATTGAAGACTTAGTTGGCGATAAACCGCACTTAATTATTTTAAATAAAGCTGACTTGGCCGACCCGGTAATGACTAAAATCTGGCAGAAAAAATTGAGTGGCAAAGGCAAGGTGGTAATGGCACTGGACTCTTTGCATAATACTAACATGCAGGTTTTAGTTCGGATGGTGAAAAAAGCAGCAAGCGCTAAAATTGCTAAATTGGAAGCAAAAGGTGCAGCCAATCCGGTTATTCGCATTGCTCTGGCCGGCATCCCTAACTGTGGTAAGTCGACCATTATTAATCGTTTGGTTGGCCGCAATGTAGCGGCTGTGGGTAATAAGCCTGGTGTAACCAAGGGCCAAACTTGGTTGAAGACGCAATCTAATATTCAGATTTTAGATACTCCCGGAATTTTATGGCCTAAGTTTGAAGATCAGGACGTTGGCTATAAGCTTGCCGCCTTTGGCGCAATTAAAGATAGTATTTTTAGTGCTGATGATGTTGCGCTATTTTTACTTGCCAGGTTGCGTGAACATTATTTGGGCGATGTGGCGAAGTTTGCGCGAACAACTAAGGAACAAGTAGGCCGAATCAATGATACAGATTTGCTTTTGGCCCTTACCGAAGAATACGGGATGCGTGACGACTATGATCGCTTTTCTTTGTATCTTCTCCAACGCCTGCGTAAAGGCAAAGTAGGAAGGATCACATTAGATCGACCATGA